The DNA region CTGAAGCGCAGATATTTGTGGACGTCTTTCAGCCAGTGCTTGTTGAGGATGACATTTGCTAGCGTTTTGTGGCATTTTGAGTCCCTCTCAATCCACTGTTTTCTCTGCGCATCTTCAAGATGGTCATGATGACAGCCTCCTGTTTCCCAGGTATGATTGTTGCAGACATGACGCAGAACTCCAATCCAAAGTGCCtgagcaaagtaaaacaaataaacacaataagaTAATCATGTCAAAAGTAGCTTATTTGAATCCTGTAAcatactgaattaaaaaaaaaaaacagctgcttacAAAAAACTGCTCATATGTCTCTGCTGTCTTGCAGGACCACCAAAAATGGTTGACAATATCCCTCAACCAATGAAGGAGAAGATTCTGTCCTTTTACCTTTCCTGCCTTTAGgagataaagaaaacacaaacagtgcaAGTTAGTCCATGCAACACTTTTGCATGGAGACCTTACAATGATTACACTGATACACAGGCAGGAAGTGGACAGTTTTGTTAGTGTAAATAGATTTATTATAACTTACAGTAGAGATTTTTTTGGCCAGATTTTTGGCACCATGCCACATGTCAAGGCTGTGGTGAATTCCAAGAGACTTATATTTGCCTTTGTCTGGGTCTGTGAAGTACGGATTCATTTGAGTTTCAAACATCTCAATCAGCAGTTGAACATTTATaggtatgttttttttgtgttcagACAAACGAGTAAGGAGATGTTACCTGCTTGACAGTTTCGACTGTGACTCCAGTTTTCCTGAGAAGCATCATCCGACGTGCTGTTGACGTATATCAGCTGGCCGCGCCTCCCCCCACCTTGGATGGTCTCTGGAATAGGGAATCCCAGGTGTGCAAGAGGGTGTAAGCTGCCGAGACCTATCAGAGTCTGGCGAGCCAGCCAGCTGATAAATGATACGTCAGCAGCACGTTGGATTACGCTTCTGAGGAAGACTGGAGTCACAGTCGAAACTGTCAAGCAGGTAACATCTCCTTACTTGTTTGTCTGaacacaaaaaacataactATCTTGACAAGAAGACAAAATGAACATAACTGAAGTTGAACATTTGTATTCAAACATCTTATCACATTGCCACTTACTCAAGAGGGCTCCAATCTGAACATGGGCGTCCGTGCAGAACTCCACTGGCTTTATCTCTTTTGGCAGCTTGTCCACAGTCTGGATGAAACCCTCTTTCTCCATGATGTTGGAGTTCCAGTTTGTCTGCCGCTTGTCTACAGTAGCCAGATGGATGATTTCCTTGGACTCAAGTTCCATGGTAGTGTAGCTGCAGTACTGCGCACTATGCCCTGGTGAGTCATTTCTGCCATCACCTGAAAAAAGAAGGtaatttcaaaatacaacacataatGACAGGTGCTTGCAATTAGTTTCAGTGTAACACCttaaaaatatatgtagatCAAGGCaatatacaaaaatacacacctGGGACCACAACATTTTTTCCTTGAAGTTGGCTGATTGCCTTAGAACTCTTCTCCTCCCAGAATTCTTTTATAATGTCAACACAGTAAGTGTCCTGAATGGTGAAGTAGGTGTTGGGGTTGACCATTTTAATGTTCATGAATTTGAACAGGAGAGAAACTTTGGCATAGTTGTTGCCAGACaacaaaatgctgctggaaagaAGGAAGTCCCCGGCCTGCAAGCCGAACTTCAACACGGGCTGGGAATTCCACCTCCATAGACAGTGTCCATTGGGGCAGATCTAATGGTCAGATAAGAGAAGcctaataaatatgaaaaaaatatactgCACAGTGTAAAATTGTAATGTGACGTGTTTCTCAAGGCTTACCCATTCAATGCTCATTGCAGTGCCCCTGACAGCGATGTTTGTTTGAAATGGGCCAGCACTGTCACACACTTGACCGGACCTCAGCACGCCCGTACATCTGTCTACAGGCAGAGTTAAGAAGGAGACGAGTTGCTCTAGGCAGTTTTCATAAATCAGTGCAGCTCTGATGCCAATGATGTCATCTTCTTTGATGACTTTCTGAGGTTCTGGCAAAATGGGCTGCTCAATATGCAGGGTCTCATCAGAAGGGACTTCATCAACAGGCAGGTCGTGCACAGTCTCATCGATCCCGATGGTTGGAAAATCATCTATTAATGGGGCTCCCTTTAGTGCACCACCCACTCTGGAAAGGCAGAACATAAGGGTTCAAACACATTTCAATCACAGATTTTCCAtgactttgtgccaaatttccaTGACCTTAGTcaactacaaaaaaagaaatacaattcTCAATACTCCTGAACATGTGTAAATGTAAAACCTtagcacagaaacactgaagGATGTTACATTAAATCATTTAGCAGACACTTTTATCCAAATCAACTTACAAATACAAatagtgtaaataaataataccttATATTCCCCAGGCTATAAGAGCCACTTCCATAAATTCAGAGTTGAGATACAGATTAGAGGGTATAGAATCAGGAGAGAAGTAGGGAGGGAAGGGAAGTTAGAAGgaaagaggagcagagaagacAAGTGCAGTGAGGAGAGAAGTTGCTCTCGGAAGAGCGGGTCAGTGGCCCTGCATTCATGAGGATATGTCTGAGAGAGGGTCATCAAGAAGGGAACAAGAGATACAGATTTGTATCAAAATAGTAGATTATGACTCACCGCATAGAAATTGGTGGAAGATACTCCTCGTCTGAGTTGtcctcaccatcatcatcattaactGTAGCCCCCTCTTCTACCCAATCAATTCTGCAAGACATAACTTGCTCAGATAATAGCAACTTCATGATTGATGTCGACACAACTCAAAATAGTAAAAGTAGCCAATGATAAAAACAGAACTGAGGCCCACTTACACACTGTTCATGGGGTCATTGAAGACATTTTCGTCCAGCTCCTCTTCAACGATGCTCATTTCATGCATgcttacagaaaaaaaaaaaattaaaaaacaaacaaataaataaacatacatacatacatacagtatgtataaatatgaaaatatgcaAAAAGACTAGTTCCTATGTATACAATACACAATATGAGAATTAATGGGTTACCTTTGCTCAAGGTTTTCAATTTCAGGGGCTTCTGCAATTGCACTGAGATTTTCATCtctgaaaataataatcagaaATGAGGTAGTGAAGTAGATACAAGTTTAATTTGATACTTGTGCTCACACAAACAATGACAAAATGCTTTCCCTGCAATGACTTACCTGTCGGTCTCACTGGAAATACTTGATAAAGGAGCAGCAGGAACTTGAGAAGGTTTTCCCTTGATGGAGGTTGATGTTTTCCCATTCCAAAGACCTCTCTCGCAGCTGGACAAATCAGAATCAGGATTACTGGCCAAGTAtgctcaaaacaaaacaaaacaaaacaaaacaaaaacatgcaattTCACTCTGCATTGTTGACTCTATCCAACAGAGATGGGAACTGTGGCTTCAACTAGACATCTCCATGCCTTGTATTTATTCTGCTCAACCAGTGAACCAAGTTAATTCATTAATTAGCTCGTGTTCCTGGCTGAAGAGCTGTGCTGATTGGAATCACCTGGTTTAGTGCATGAGCAGAACAAATACATGGCATGGAGATGACTTGTTGAAAATATAATTCCAACCTCTGCTATCCAATAAGTACACATAGCAACACAGACACTACACATACAGTGAACTCCGCCGGTAATACTCCTCCGGTGGaacagtatgtttacatggtTTCAGTAGCTCGCGGTAAACGCCGGCTTTCAGTCGCGGTGAAGCCGGACTAAAAGCCGGTTGGAACAGGCTTTATTAGCTGGCATTTACTGTGACAACAAGCCGGCTTTTACCGCGACTTTGACAGCTACTGAAACCACGTAAACATATACTTCTCTACCAACGAGGCTGTAGCCTATTTTAGCAGGATTTACTGTTATGCTGCTTATGGTAATCAGGAACACTGTCTAACAAAACCGAATGAAAAACGTTAGCTTTAGGCTAATTTAGGCAGTACAGTTAACTTACTTGTCGAGGAGAAAGCTGGCAAATTCAGCGTCCCTTTTAAAATCTTTCTCCTTCATGAGCTCCTTCCACCAGGTGAAGGCTAGCCTGATGTTAACCCTCTGTTTTTGAATGCtccggtcacgctgcctttcaACTTCTCTTTTTCGCTTTCTTGGCGATGGTGAAACTGGCTCCAGTGCTGCATATGCATGGTCCTACATTATGTTGCAGTTGTGCAGATTTGCCGGGGTAGAAAGCCTCCCTCGCTGAACTTCTCCTCCGGCGTCTCAATCACTCTGCACTGGCCCGCAGAATAAACGCATAGTTCTTCTGCGTTGGTGCTATTTGTCCCTTGCCGGCGGCTGTAGTTTCAAGATGGCAGACCGTCATGGCACTTCCCTACCGGCTTACCCGCCGTATgtataaacaaatgtaaaattcTTCGCTTACGAGAATGTGTCAGATTATTAGTGGACGTCATAATACACCAACGATAACACATATAtaaatgcagacatcaattttggctagtaaacaacagaaaatcttacacaatgtccctttaatgtctttgtgtattgtttttctctgtgtgtgcattttgtgaGTGCAAGATGAAGAGGAAAGAAGACTGCAGAGGGGAAACTGATTCCCAATTTGGACTGCATGTATGTCTCGTTTTAGCACCTAATCTATGTCCCCCTACATCTACTGCCTGTCTGAAAGCAACTTGTACCTTAAAGTGAGGAGACAAAGTCAGCACTAAACCATAGGAAATTAGCACAAGCATTCAAGCAGAAAATAGGCTTTTTCTCTGGTGTTTGCTCTTTTTGCAAAAGCTGAAATACACAAagtttctgctgtttttgaAAACTAGCCAAATAAAGACATGAGCAAATGCCATGTTATTGCTAAACATTGTCATTATATTCTGGGGAAAAGGCAGCTGGATGGCATCTCCTGCGGGAGTTACTACCAGGCAAACAACTTAGTATGTGCTGGAAAAGAATAAACTGTGCAGTTGCTCATCTGTGCTCATCTGCATGAAGCATATTTGtcttgtgttcatgtgtgtgtgtgtgtgtcttctggCAGTTCCCCCTAACAACAGGGTGCCATCTGGCTTtgaagggagaaaagggagcaGCGAGGAGTAGAGAGACAGCAAAGACAAGAAgcagtcagaaaaaaacactagACTCAGATGCTAACAGCAAACAGATGGGCAGAAAAGCATGTTGGCAGCATGGCAAGTGTAAGTTGAGGCTTTTCAACTAATTTGAGAACCCTGCCAAGGAAAGACAAAAAGGGAAAGGTAGAGGTAGAAATGATACTGCACATCTCAAGCATAACCAAAGTGATTTCCTTGCTAGGCTGAAGAAGCGTACAGAGATAATCATATTGAAGCTGAAAGGCGCCAGCCCACTGATGGGCAAAAAAGGGGTTGTTGTCTCTGATTGCACACTGTAgagacaattatttttttcctatatGATAATGGAGATGAATATCCCATTTGTCCAGGACTGTAGAGGTTCACAGCTAAGGCAGCCTCCCATATATAAGTGAAAAATTGGATTTAGAGATAACAAAGCATGTTGCGTCTTCATCAAGCAtttactgctgtgttcacaaaGGTTTCCTGCTGCAAAAACAATCCTTTAACAGCATAGTCAAACAACAGTTTAATAAAGCAGGTTGAAGTCTTGTGTTTTGAATTTTGTTTGTAGGGCAAAAGGTGTTCTTATGTCTCTTTTACAAgtcttggtggtgctttttgtagTTGGCATTGGATGAGGGTAGCAATTGGCTGTGAGTTACTTACTGAGATGAAGAAATCAACTAAGCAGTCTATATAACTCTCCTCCTACCAACTCTGCTAGCTgagctttttaaatgtaaaaaaaagtaaacatcaagaaaagatggagaaaatgGACACCAGTAATTTTAACATGGAC from Epinephelus fuscoguttatus linkage group LG20, E.fuscoguttatus.final_Chr_v1 includes:
- the LOC125881220 gene encoding uncharacterized protein LOC125881220; this translates as MSIEWICPNGHCLWRWNSQPVLKFGLQAGDFLLSSSILLSGNNYAKVSLLFKFMNIKMVNPNTYFTIQDTYCVDIIKEFWEEKSSKAISQLQGKNVVVPGDGRNDSPGHSAQYCSYTTMELESKEIIHLATVDKRQTNWNSNIMEKEGFIQTVDKLPKEIKPVEFCTDAHVQIGALLNPDKGKYKSLGIHHSLDMWHGAKNLAKKISTAGKVKGQNLLLHWLRDIVNHFWWSCKTAETYEQFFALWIGVLRHVCNNHTWETGGCHHDHLEDAQRKQWIERDSKCHKTLANVILNKHWLKDVHKYLRFRSTAHLESFQNHVLMYASKQHAFTPRVYKSRVLLAALDYNFHRE